The Delphinus delphis chromosome 10, mDelDel1.2, whole genome shotgun sequence genome includes a region encoding these proteins:
- the LOC132432087 gene encoding gametogenetin-binding protein 1-like encodes MGPLDISPETFTGEEEKERLLDGDLRLASSQVGATPWNRLLSLYKQLQKSAPAKIPLKEGLPCEEKGGEEETEEDSSLKLCVPGIVTLQSPLHKTFRSTDTVGFVESELKKLLVVQQEFRLWKMGGHEGRKLLTQPEITLEEAGIVDVQHLLLEEMNEMENWPPE; translated from the exons ATGGGGCCACTGGATATCAGCCCCGAGACCTTCAccggggaggaggagaaggagcgTCTGCTTGATG GAGACCTCAGGCTGGCCTCCTCCCAGGTGGGGGCAACTCCCTGGAACCGCCTCCTCAGCTTGTACAAACAGCTCCAGAAATCGGCCCCGGCCAAG ATCCCTCTCAAGGAAGGCCTGCCCTGTGAGGAGAAAGGCggggaagaggaaacagaggaggACAGCTCACTCAAGCTCTGTGTCCCAGGCATTGTCACCCTCCAGTCGCCGCTGCATAAGACTTTTAGGTCGACAGATACAGTAG GTTTCGTGGAGTCGGAGTTAAAGAAGCTTCTGGTAGTGCAACAGGAGTTCCGCCTCTGGAAGATGGGTGGCCATGAGGGCCGGAAGCTGCTGACCCAGCCAGAGATCACCCTGGAGGAGGCAGGCATTGTGGATGTCCAG CACCTGCTCCTTGAGGAGATGAATGAGATGGAAAACTGGCCTCCAGAGTGA
- the BAK1 gene encoding bcl-2 homologous antagonist/killer: MASGQGPGPPRQGCEEEPDPSSTSEEQVARDTEEVFRSYVFYRHQQEQEAEGAAAPTDPEMVTLSLEPSSTMGQVGRQLAIIGDDINRRYDSEFQAMLQHLQPTAENAYEYFTKIASSLFESGINWGRVVALLGFGYRLALHVYQRGLTGFLGQVTRFVADFMLHHCIARWIAQRGGWVAALDLGNGPIRNVLIGLAVVLLGQFVLRRFFKS; the protein is encoded by the exons ATGGCATCCGGACAAGGCCCAGGTCCTCCCAGGCAGGGGTGCGAAGAAGAACCTGACCCCTCCTCCACTTCGG AGGAGCAGGTAGCCCGGGACACGGAGGAGGTTTTCCGCAGCTACGTCTTTTACCGCCATCAGCAGGAGCAGGAGGCCGAGGGGGCGGCTGCGCCCACTGACCCAGAAATGGTCACCTTGTCCCTAGAACCTAGCAG CACCATGGGGCAGGTGGGTCGCCAGCTGGCCATCATCGGGGATGACATCAACCGGCGCTACGACTCCGAGTTCCAGGCCATGTTGCAGCACCTGCAGCCAACAGCAGAGAACGCCTATGAGTATTTCACCAAGATCGCCTCAAG CCTGTTTGAGAGCGGCATCAACTGGGGCCGAGTGGTGGCTCTGCTGGGCTTTGGCTACCGCCTGGCCCTCCACGTCTACCAGCGCGGCCTGACTGGCTTCCTGGGCCAGGTGACCCGCTTCGTGGCCGACTTCATGTTGCATCACTGCATTGCCCGGTGGATCGCACAGAGGGGTGGCTGG GTGGCAGCCCTGGACTTGGGAAACGGTCCCATCCGGAATGTGCTGATAGGTCTGGCTGTGGTTTTGTTGGGCCAGTTTGTGTTACGAAGATTTTTCAAGTCATGA